One Clostridium novyi NT genomic window carries:
- a CDS encoding YeeE/YedE thiosulfate transporter family protein, with protein sequence MVSIKKALKRPWPYWIGGILLGILNVVLLALSGISWQITSGFLLWAVGILQWFGFQPLRWQYFSHFRYYYDSIIINNNVFFNKYTILNLGVILGALIATLLASQFKWKKIKSKRQLILALIGGIMMGYGTRIAFGCTVGSFFSGIPSFSLHAWIFGIFVILGAYVGTKILIKFFT encoded by the coding sequence ATGGTGTCTATTAAAAAAGCGTTAAAAAGACCATGGCCATACTGGATAGGTGGAATTCTTCTTGGAATACTAAATGTAGTTTTACTAGCATTAAGCGGCATTAGTTGGCAGATAACTAGTGGTTTTTTATTATGGGCTGTAGGTATTTTACAGTGGTTTGGGTTTCAGCCTTTACGATGGCAATATTTTAGTCATTTTAGATATTATTATGATTCTATAATTATAAATAATAATGTGTTTTTTAATAAATATACTATTTTAAATTTAGGAGTAATTTTAGGGGCATTAATTGCCACATTGCTTGCCTCACAATTTAAATGGAAGAAAATAAAAAGCAAAAGACAACTTATACTGGCTCTTATTGGTGGAATTATGATGGGATATGGTACAAGAATAGCCTTTGGATGTACTGTAGGAAGTTTCTTTAGTGGAATACCATCCTTTTCGCTACATGCATGGATTTTTGGCATATTTGTTATATTAGGAGCTTATGTAGGAACTAAGATTTTAATAAAGTTTTTCACGTGA
- a CDS encoding sulfurtransferase TusA family protein, with the protein MAVKELDCLYEACPVPLIKAVKELKTMDAGDILILHSDHSCVGISVEEWGEKNHYPVRVIEVEDGEWEIYIQKPE; encoded by the coding sequence ATGGCGGTAAAAGAACTTGACTGTTTATATGAGGCATGTCCAGTACCTTTAATTAAAGCAGTAAAAGAATTAAAAACAATGGATGCAGGTGATATTTTGATTTTACACTCTGATCACAGTTGTGTGGGAATAAGTGTTGAAGAATGGGGAGAAAAAAATCATTATCCAGTACGTGTAATAGAAGTGGAAGATGGGGAGTGGGAAATTTACATTCAAAAGCCAGAGTAA
- a CDS encoding YeeE/YedE thiosulfate transporter family protein — MPNEIDKLINKRKVNYKKKKNNQIIYAILLILIAIILGLVLWKNNHEYIACWFIGILIGITIRYSRFCFAGAFRDPFLIGNTKLIRSVLLGMMISTPGFAIIQYLYLNKNFMIYERIPGTVDPAGIHVAIGAFLFGVGMILAGGCSSGVLMRIGEGHLLQWIVLLGFLIGTILGAKDFPFWQTRVMNYGKVIYFPEYMDLKVVTIIQEIVLVVLYKVANLYENRY; from the coding sequence ATACCAAATGAAATAGATAAGTTAATAAATAAGCGTAAAGTTAATTATAAAAAAAAGAAAAATAATCAAATTATATATGCAATATTATTGATTTTAATAGCTATAATTTTGGGATTAGTTTTGTGGAAAAATAATCATGAATATATAGCTTGTTGGTTTATTGGAATTTTAATTGGAATTACTATAAGATACTCTAGATTTTGTTTTGCAGGTGCTTTTAGAGATCCTTTTTTAATTGGAAATACAAAACTTATAAGGTCAGTATTATTAGGAATGATGATAAGTACACCTGGTTTTGCTATAATTCAATACTTATATCTTAATAAAAATTTTATGATATACGAAAGAATTCCAGGAACGGTTGATCCGGCTGGAATACATGTAGCCATAGGAGCTTTTTTATTTGGAGTAGGTATGATTTTGGCTGGAGGATGTAGTTCTGGAGTGTTAATGAGAATAGGTGAAGGGCATTTATTGCAATGGATTGTGCTTTTAGGATTTTTAATTGGTACAATTCTTGGAGCAAAGGATTTTCCATTTTGGCAAACAAGGGTGATGAATTATGGTAAGGTTATTTATTTTCCAGAATATATGGATTTAAAAGTTGTAACTATAATTCAAGAAATAGTTTTGGTTGTTTTATATAAAGTAGCAAATTTATATGAAAATAGATATTAG
- a CDS encoding CPC_1213 family protein → MVLLSSNNKLKKTQNNKKEDGHFKKVNKKHGPAESARDVFGCPSDCERSR, encoded by the coding sequence GTGGTTTTATTGTCATCAAATAATAAACTTAAAAAAACTCAAAATAATAAAAAAGAAGATGGACATTTTAAAAAAGTAAACAAAAAGCATGGCCCTGCTGAAAGTGCTAGAGATGTATTTGGTTGTCCTTCTGATTGCGAAAGATCTAGATAA